From Anopheles darlingi chromosome 2, idAnoDarlMG_H_01, whole genome shotgun sequence, the proteins below share one genomic window:
- the LOC125951533 gene encoding tubulin monoglutamylase TTLL4 isoform X2 has translation MACHANLSCVCTYITTKFATIMDFKQNGGSPSSQQSGSQPSLVDGVLYSTDARNGGNSAVRLHSLKQQLPPTSGNGANGQSTVSSSSTSTSGGSNHHHPSLRRRCRSESLPMAPLLYGAIDHHPNAQHSSRGGSKSKLLPAHSHHHLSHQRARFGSSSAAATSNALHDPHAAAAGGLFVESFSLQQHAASNAPANGSTRKVQLSLPTHDLLPSIGGTTAGGLQLAKENVAQNGVSAVNAKDLYMSELDGYKKDRRNGGYYVPNEWQLESRFARNLELNFSNRASILERGTNRKLRPRRESEPQEVLYHSAHGNANAAVNSLLTGRITTIASRDRFTPDNTLKRSRDTISPTMEADEAMVSDMYEGASALPSSSASTYGSSQKDSPPSKMVNTVEKMDVSPETVTSRSGKISPTSQQRSKLSKTSTGLYNGRSSKGIAVRANRIATSRLKPKLATTLTCTGATMGSDVSSRKSTSPQPGSQRISSITGAAGTASPTPSGVSIGTSGGESVHTQDLDAETIDQSDAGDDDDDDLDDECNGEDDDLDDEIPISGDDVLEDSLTDSEDNYRAYLAATYQKPKSQSGSPPPAVGKAPPASVTSIGGVVGGYAAEGPLAPSLFPHVPPYLSFATHDEKGPPMPPSIHKVLKWKLTLITPIVVRKVLINSGFRLLKKTNDWVGIWGKHMKSALFKTLRPYQKFNHLPGSFQIGRKDRVWRNLQTQMNRHGKKEFGFMPRTYIIPQDLKMLRQLWPRYNQRNCKWIIKPPASARGTGIKVVNRWSQIPKRKPLIVQRYIERPLLINGSKFDLRLYALVTSMNPLRVYMHTDGLARFASVKYSEKSETLSDRYMHLTNYSINKLSNNYSQNEDADACQGHKWTIKSLWSYFVEQGVNVDRLWGALRNLVLRTVLAGEGPIHAMSKVNVGSRYNCYELFGIDVLLDSELVPWLLEVNISPSLHSASSLDLRVKGPLVKALLNTVMYQIPPRIPMAEQKEILKEQGLEGPLCFDKRIYTTGLSKAERLKHNQFIQKDMAREDYMSTILEDLTPDDVRCLLLTEDELARSAPLERIFPAPNSHRYIGFTEHPRYYNRLLDAWEHRYCHNRAEGIALLQSLCEKKVHLQVPPSTLKKDCNNEQPIDGASSENGSQDSGIHTDQTSSSELPSQDSSSVYQSQESIDQLPEDTPRHKVTAGPAVTVTTTSQPVVIRAIYPPGSDNLLSTQTIEIPVSITVPTLPLVSTATDSTLTSDEVPPKVTKDDDDSDGLRLGDKIKLILDDALLLKQQECGAGDTENTIIVQD, from the exons ATGGCTTGTCACGCGAATCTTTCCTGTGTATGCACCTAC ATAACGACCAAATTCGCCACCATCATGGACTTCAAACAGAATGGTGGTTCACCTTCGTCACAGCAATCCGGTAGTCAACCGTCGCTCGTTGATGGAGTGCTCTACAGTACGGATGCTCGTAACGGTGGCAATTCTGCGGTTCGGTTGCATTCGCTAAAGCAACAACTGCCGCCAACCAGTGGAAACGGTGCCAACGGTCAGTCAacggtttcttcttcatcaacGAGCACAAGTGGAGgcagcaaccatcatcatccatcgttACGTCGGAGATGTCGTAGTGAAAGTCTTCCAATGGCACCCCTACTGTACGGTGCCATCGACCATCATCCCAATGCTCAGCACAGTAGCAGAGGGGGCAGTAAGAGTAAACTGCTTCCCGCtcattctcatcatcatctaagTCACCAGAGAGCGAGATTCGGATCAAGTAGCGCCGCAGCGACATCCAATGCTCTTCACGATCCACATGCAGCAGCGGCTGGTGGATTGTTTGTAGAATCGttctcgctgcagcagcacgctgCCAGCAACGCTCCGGCGAATGGTAGCACTCGAAAGGTACAGCTGTCCCTACCGACGCACGATCTACTGCCTTCGATCGGTGGTACCACCGCCGGTGGTCTACAGCTGGCCAAGGAAAATGTCGCTCAAAACGGTGTGTCTGCCGTGAATGCAAAAGATTTGTACATGAGTGAGCTAGATGGATATAAGAAGGATCGTCGTAACGGTGGCTACTACGTGCCCAACGAATGGCAGCTTGAGTCTCGATTTGCGCGCAACCTCGAGCTAAACTTTAGCAACCGTGCATCGATCCTGGAACGAGGTACCAACCGGAAGTTGCGACCCCGACGCGAGTCGGAACCGCAGGAAGTTCTTTACCACAGTGCCCACGGTAATGCGAATGCTGCCGTTAACAGCCTTTTGACCGGTCGCATCACGACGATCGCCAGTCGTGATCGGTTTACTCCCGAT AATACTCTTAAGCGAAGTCGTGATACAATTTCTCCGACCATGGAAGCCGACGAAGCGATGGTGAGCGACATGTACGAAGGAGCGTCCGCTTTACCATCGTCCTCTGCGTCAACCTACGGCAGTTCGCAGAAAGACTCTCCTCCCTCGAAGATGGTGAACACGGTAGAAAAGATGGATGTGAGCCCGGAAACGGTAACGTCCCGCAGTGGAAAGATCTCACCTACGAGCCAGCAGCGTTCGAAGCTCTCAAAAACGAGCACCGGATTGTATAACGGACGCTCATCGAAAGGCATTGCCGTACGTGcgaatcgcatcgcaacgaGTCGGCTCAAACCGAAGCTAGCCACCACGCTTACGTGTACGGGTGCGACGATGGGTAGCGATGTTTCGAGTCGCAAATCCACCTCACCTCAACCGGGCAGTCAACGGATTTCGTCAATTACGGGTGCGGCAGGAACGGCCTCACCAACACCGTCCGGTGTGTCGATTGGAACCAGCGGTGGCGAATCGGTGCACACGCAGGATCTCGATGCCGAAACAATCGATCAGTCTGAtgcaggtgatgatgatgatgacgatcttgATGACGAGTGTAATGGGGAGGACGATGATCTGGACGACGAGATCCCGATCAGTGGCGATGATGTGCTGGAAGATTCGCTAACCGACTCGGAGGATAACTACAGGGCGTATCTAGCGGCAACATATCAGAAGCCAAAGTCGCAATCTGGCTCACCACCTCCGGCAGTTGGTAAAGCCCCACCGGCCTCCGTCACATCGATAGGTGGCGTGGTCGGTGGATACGCCGCGGAGGGTCCTCTCGCTCCTAGTCTCTTCCCGCATGTTCCTCCTTATTTATCATTTGCAACGCACGACGAGAAAGGGCCCCCGATGCCGCCGTCCATACACAAAGTACTGAAGTGGAAGCTCACGCTCATCACACCGATTGTCGTGCGCAAGGTTCTAATCAACAGTGGCTTCCGGTTGCTAAAAA AAACGAACGATTGGGTCGGCATCTGGGGTAAACACATGAAAAGTGCATTGTTTAAAACGTTGCGTCCATATCAGAAGTTCAACCATCTGCCGGGAAGCTTCCAGATCGGTCGTAAGGATCGCGTGTGGCGCAACCTGCAGACACAGATGAACCGTCACGGGAAGAAGGAGTTTGGTTTCATGCCCCGTACCTACATCATACCTCAGGATTTGAAGATGTTGCGGCAGCTGTGGCCGCGCTACAATCAGCGCAACTGCAAGTGGATCATCAAACCACCGGCATCCGCTAGAGGTACAGGCATCAAAGTCGTGAACCGTTGGTCTCAGATCCCGAAACGAAAACCGCTGATCGTGCAGCGGTACATCGAGCGACCGCTACTTATCAATGGTAGCAAATTTGATCTTCGCCTTTACGCGCTCGTGACCTCCATGAATCCACTGCGGGTATACATGCACACCGATGGGCTGGCCCGGTTTGCGTCGGTCAAATACAGTGAGAAATCGGAAACTCTCAGCGATCGGTACATGCATTTAACGAACTACAGTATTAACAAACTGTCCAACAACTACAGCCAGAATGAGGATGCGGACGCATGCCAGGGACACAAGTGGACTATTAAATCGCTGTGGTCGTACTTTGTCGAACAGGGCGTCAACGTTGATCGGTTGTGGGGCGCTCTGCGAAATCTTGTTTTGCGCACGGTACTCGCTGGCGAAGGACCGATCCACGCCATGTCGAAAGTAAACGTGGGTAGCCGATACAACTGCTACGAACTGTTTGGCATCGATGTGCTACTTGATTCCGAGCTAGTACCATGGCTACTGGAGGTGAACATCTCTCCGTCGTTACACTCTGCGTCGTCGCTTGATTTGCGCGTCAAAGGGCCGCTTGTTAAAGCACTACTAAACACCGTCATGTATCAG ATTCCTCCAAGAATTCCGATGGCTGAACAGAAGGAGATACTTAAAGAGCAGGGACTTGAAGGGCCACTGTGCTTCGATAAGCGTATCTACACGACGGGCCTGTCGAAAGCCGAAAGACTGAAACATAATCAATTCATCCAGAAGGATATGGCGCGAGAGGAT TACATGAGCACAATACTAGAAGACCTGACGCCTGACGATGTGCGCTGCTTGCTATTGACCGAAGACGAACTGGCACGCAGCGCTCCGTTGGAAAGGATTTTCCCAGCCCCCAATAGTCACCGATATATTGGGTTTACCGAGCATCCTCGGTATTACAATCGGCTGCTGGATGCCTGGGAGCATCGGTACTGTCACAATCGGGCGGAAGGCATTGCTCTCCTACAGTCTCTGTGCGAAAAGAAGGTACATCTGCAGGTGCCACCCAGTACACTGAAAAAG GATTGCAACAATGAGCAACCGATTGATGGTGCGAGCAGCGAAAACGGCTCGCAGGACAGTGGCATCCATACGGATCAGACCAGCTCATCCGAACTGCCATCGCAGGACTCGTCGTCCGTCTATCAGTCGCAAgagtcgatcgatcagctgccGGAGGACACACCACGCCACAAAGTGACGGCAGGCCCGGCTGTGACCGTTACCACCACCTCTCAGCCCGTTGTTATTCGTGCCATTTATCCACCGGGAAGTGACAATCTACTCAGCACGCAAACGATTGAAATCCCGGTATCGATCACGGTACCGACACTGCCACTGGTCAGTACCGCCACTGACAGTACACTGACCAGCGACGAGGTCCCGCCAAAGGTAaccaaggacgacgacgatagcgaCGGATTGCGGCTGGGCGATAAAATTAAGCTTATCCTTGATGATGCGTTGTTGCTGAAACAACAAGAGTGCGGTGCAGGTGACACGGAAAACACCATCATTGTGCAGGATTAA